The following is a genomic window from Aphis gossypii isolate Hap1 chromosome X, ASM2018417v2, whole genome shotgun sequence.
caaattaagaaatgtgtatattatagtgacaataaaactaataaatattatatactaaaaatagttaatcatTAAGCTCGAATATCGATAGCTCATACTTTGGTATATAAGGCAATGAAGGTAAGaaagatttattaaaaccatttgGTAGTTTGAAAAAGGAAAATTGAgaacaatgtattaaataaacaagaacaataaattaacctaacacaaattatttaagaattataacATGAAAGTAAgtcaatatataaatgtaaatttagatttcatcttaaagaatatttaattcacttagattttatttttatggactATCATTTGAAACTGGcatcagttattattattatgattatcttttatttatttagttttttgaaaaatgtatgcattattttaatttttgcaatCTATGACCCATTGTAAACATAGATTGTAAAACCACgccatataacattattatttatgaataatatttcatacatcTGAAtttgatcattattttttttattttttaataaaaatgtaaaatttacaatacaaaatatatattttcaatctatatttaggaaaaaatgaatgacaaattaatattgataagttATGATGATAAAAGTCAGTTGaccatagttatatattttattttttttttttgcagtaGTCTTAAGCCCTATGACACTTTAtggcttatataatattctaaatattaagtataagaatgtaattatatttaaatctaataaacagttttttttttttttaagtaagcatttttatttttaaaattaatccaaatgttatcataatttaaataatatgactattgatatgaaaaaataaataataatttttattgtaaattaaataatcagttaaataaaactaaagaaAATCTTTCttacaatttactattattagtattattttagttatctgttgaatataataaaatgtatcaagtATAATACAAACTTAGTTCGAACATTCTAGATTGCcagtaatatacatatttacctgcaaatataatttatcaattttaagtaaatttaatcctattgtgttgtaaaaattaaaagtaaaaatatatatgtatttaacatGATGAAGagatttatgaattaataaattgaaaaattctatagaaaaaatattaaattacaaaatatttttaataatcaattaaattaatttttatgaatatttattatctatgcacaatatgagtattattattactactgtaaacattttacaaagttGAAGATTGTTATTCttactgaaataattttaaaaatggttgGATTTTTCATTCTGgtgattacaataattgttccAATTGTCCATcggttaaatataatttgttgacTATAATAGTTGTACAAGTTCATAGTTTATAGCATCATAAGTTTAAACTGTGATTAATGCTCTTatcattctaaaaaaatgttaaataaaaaatatgagtattgattaaattatgtaatgctAAAATAAGTAACTTACCCAtataagtagtaaaaaaatgaaaacaaataaaatgtcaattttatCCAACCTTCacgttgatatttatttaatttatcagcaTTCATAATACTTGTTGGATCATAGAGACCAAAACCAGACATAGCTGGTCTATTTTGATACCTGAATTaatagaatacaatatttgttgatgtatcattaaaaaatatataaatactaaaaaagatGTACACTTACTTTGAAATATGATAAGCCATTAATGGAACATTTATAGCAATGGATAACCATTGGCctccaaacaaaaataataaattggagAAGAAATGCAAAATGTATTCTGGAATCActaactgaaataaaaattacataatttttatttatcatttaaattcttcatatttatacatacaatttgattaataatactatacataaatagttaaataataattttcttgagttaaatattaacaaattataaataaattttaaattcaaacaaaaaattaccatacactatttttaatgtgctaataatttagaaacatATGATTATCATGCATTTAAaacgttcataaaaataaaatatttaggcataattttatatcaaaacattaaatggaatgatcatattatataatatcattgatagctcattttacttaattaaaatattgctttataaatttaaagtttaaaaaaaaaaaaatagaattatttattttgcactGCCaatctacattttaaatatataatctacaTTTAtctttggtataatattaacttatgaggaggaactttgtattaaattttcaagaatttttacTTTGTCAAGTATGTATGACTTgtactttttgaaaaataccaattatttaaaatcatttgaggataaattgttatttatttcataaaaatttaaaattcaaatgcacataacatttttcctataatgacgtttcgagttttctctatagctatttgaaggaaaacttagagttgaatttttcaactttagatacaaacacaacatttttatgatttttcaactacaaaatgacttgtaaattttcgcaattttaacatattttgtaaaaaacttaactattaacatttataaaaaaaaaattatgaccaacaattttttgatttttgttaactgaaataagaacaactcataaggaaccttgtattattatattttcaaggtttttttatcaacacttcaaaataaaatacttagaaaaattaaatatttcagtaaaaaaaaaaatcaatttagtcaaaaactagttttacataaaaattccgttttttgttaatttttttttgttttccccGATTTTTTAGAAACctactgaaaaaaatttactctTGACATCTATAGTTTACCAAAGATATTCattttgccatcggaaactacccccaaagtttgaaattgaaacaatattttgacaagttatgctgtacacagatacacaaaaaaaaacacacattattgtaaaatc
Proteins encoded in this region:
- the LOC114119653 gene encoding protein cornichon-like, with translation MSFNFPACTYIVAMISDAFLLFFSVFHVIAFDELKNDSKNPIDQCNSLNPLVIPEYILHFFSNLLFLFGGQWLSIAINVPLMAYHISKYQNRPAMSGFGLYDPTSIMNADKLNKYQREGWIKLTFYLFSFFYYLYGMIRALITV